The genome window CATGCTGCGCGAGGTGGTGCTGCGAGGCACCGGCGCGGCGGCGAATTCGCTCAAGACGCCGCTGGGAGGGAAGACCGGCACCACGAACGACTTCACCGACGCGTGGTTCATCGGGTTCTCGCCCTCGATCACCTGCGGCATCTGGATGGGGTTCGACGAGAAGAAGAACCTGGGCAAGCAGGAGACCGGCGGACACGCCGCGCTGCCGATGTGGATCGAGTTCATGAAGGTGGCCCTCCGCGGGCACGAAGGGGAAGACTTCCTGCCGCCGGCGCCCTCGCCGCAGCGACAGAACGTGGTGGCGCAGAAGGTCGACACGCCGGACGAGAACCCGGGCGACGGCGAAGCGCACTGATTGATTTCGAGGGTCGCCGCAACGCGACTCGCCTCGCGGTCCCCGCGCAGTTCGGCTGCGTCGTCCCTCGCCCTGCGCTCGCGCGGACCAGCGCTCGCTCCGGGCTCACCCAGGCGCTGCCCGGCCCTGGATCCCACAAAAGACTTGCAGCCTGGCGCGCGCGCGATTAATCTAACTAACCGGTTAATTAACGCGAGCTGCTCCGGCATCCCATGGGCAAGACTTCCAAACCGAGATCGTCGAAGCCCGGGCCGCGGGGGAACCCGGAGGCCACGCGCGACGCCATCCTGAAGGCGGCGCTGCACGAATTCGCCACCGAGGGAGTGGCGGGGGCGCGCACCGACGCGATCGCGCGCGCGGCCGGCGTGAACAAGGCGCTGCTCTACTACTACTACCAGGACAAAGAGGCGCTGTACGGGGCGGTGCTCGACCACGTGTTCCGCGGGCTGGTGGCGCGCGTGACGAGCGTGCTCGACCAGGAGCTGCCGCCGCGAGAGAAGATCCTGGCGTACGCGGCGGCGCACTTCGACTACATCGCAGAGTCTCCGATCTATCCCAAGGTGTTCCTGGGGGAGATGATCCGGGGCGGGCGGCAGATCTCGCCGCACATCGAGCGCATCGTGACGCAGTACTTCCGGCCGCTGCAGCGGCGGCTGGTGGAGACGTTCCGCGAAGGCA of Terriglobales bacterium contains these proteins:
- a CDS encoding TetR family transcriptional regulator is translated as MGKTSKPRSSKPGPRGNPEATRDAILKAALHEFATEGVAGARTDAIARAAGVNKALLYYYYQDKEALYGAVLDHVFRGLVARVTSVLDQELPPREKILAYAAAHFDYIAESPIYPKVFLGEMIRGGRQISPHIERIVTQYFRPLQRRLVETFREGIARGEVRSVDPQNFIFSMVAMNVFYFASVNFLRTMMDADPLAAERIAARRAAVLDVLNAALACEPPAEARAPKSPEKGKKR